Proteins co-encoded in one Leptolyngbya sp. FACHB-261 genomic window:
- a CDS encoding sigma-70 family RNA polymerase sigma factor encodes MNLPIEQGKPHQAFDIRDHLEALENLKVRGRSWEATCPVCGGNSLKGATTSGKYKCWSGGCTSRDIRERIAPRQGELSWQDRLDRERQRRDREQQAAEARSKLLHENERHGQYQALQSQLGLSTPHRQELLRRGLNLEVIERLGYRSLMPGRKVAGVSAALAGIDQRGERLVGSRGILLWCYDPTGRILGGQIKTDSGSPKYLWWSSEKGGGNGPQLPNGELPLACQIPNQPVLGIVGLCEGMLKSAIAAELSGQIFIGASGGHFGFETLRSYLEQLQERPGFEQLRLVFYPDAGAVNNTGSIPGNTYKLFRYLQAWGYEVSVAWWGQERKEAHLDIDELLVAGRGEEIEEISPQAFFELHPLATRQRLEPFRPHRTGLRQVEFPVPLPYPAAAARPPLEYQRGQRLAAWRAVSRSHRLVLDTSGVGLGKSYEAGLLDPALFGCEQAIYVTLDPRNVSTPTLREWPVLQGRHGGLMSVPVEGTLQLRRAQAGDEDLVVPPNCDRWQLAELLPARNRPATGDEICKSCSFQKSCRTGSGPINYLQQRRQVTVEPRYIAHPESLSPDDFLGKTLLILDEASRHPWLRSFLVKLPDLERTAADLLQTHPQQAALLAPLFAALRAALQLELPLHGLAHDQVLAHLPPLPELSLEQIEELSHQGLEFLNLAPDGETELSDLPGRLQQLFRPSAQQLSTQAEEQIALRWLPEFWQAVQGNGRLQLNTNGLQITARNQRFLNLLQHPDVTCIFLDATAPAAEFEAWLGAPVAHLQQALPTQIAQVSIQHVTGLGLLGSRRGNEQQRRTEAVLDAIRARHPHARVGVIDGKNFSRAGDGLWHRDSRGSNAHQHCNVLVLVGAPIANVSALSDEYALMQGRHPASGSSLRTYPMTATNLDPGGPWWVADLMESADPGLAQFIRQRTLAEIEQAIGRLRANCRPGERLTVYWLSDYPLNQPVELLRAGDLSPEAKSKPELSRERVVQAIAQLKERGEKLTQQVIAQLVGLTQGAVSKILRSLNLQRLEQWSDTIPSALDLSSDTRNKSEPPSQTIAAQAVEPLSPQLRLHLAQRLLQCRTRQEQELLQQKTPTPHLKQVFELLTPEQQTWVQQVSEKGSEPPSATAFDLQEVVGLRQRPGERGKVLRFYPQTASYQVQVGCSQEVLRAWDLLKVLPGAVVQTPALATAPLLPERGNPALAALCAALQQCETPGQLQELVSSYSSESLEQAIQQLSPERQERLGELLALGVRNKPAEAGLGVSTWR; translated from the coding sequence ATGAACCTTCCTATCGAGCAAGGGAAGCCTCACCAAGCTTTCGATATTCGTGACCATCTAGAAGCTCTAGAGAACCTCAAGGTACGAGGGCGCTCCTGGGAAGCCACCTGTCCCGTCTGTGGCGGCAACTCCCTTAAAGGCGCTACTACCAGCGGCAAGTACAAGTGCTGGAGTGGCGGTTGCACAAGCCGGGATATCCGGGAACGTATTGCGCCTCGGCAAGGGGAGCTGTCCTGGCAGGACCGACTCGACCGCGAACGCCAACGCCGAGACCGAGAGCAACAGGCTGCTGAAGCTCGTAGCAAACTGCTGCATGAGAATGAGCGGCATGGGCAATATCAAGCTCTCCAGTCTCAGTTAGGGCTCAGCACACCTCACCGACAGGAGTTGTTGCGGCGGGGTTTGAACCTGGAGGTCATCGAGCGCTTGGGCTACCGCAGCCTGATGCCTGGACGCAAGGTTGCAGGTGTGAGTGCTGCTCTAGCCGGTATTGACCAACGGGGCGAACGACTGGTCGGCAGCCGGGGCATCCTCTTGTGGTGCTATGACCCGACCGGTCGCATTCTGGGAGGCCAAATCAAGACAGACTCGGGCTCCCCCAAGTACCTCTGGTGGAGCAGCGAGAAAGGGGGTGGCAATGGTCCTCAGCTGCCTAATGGCGAGCTACCCCTAGCCTGTCAAATTCCAAATCAGCCAGTGCTAGGCATTGTTGGGCTGTGTGAGGGCATGCTCAAGAGTGCGATTGCAGCTGAGCTCTCAGGCCAGATCTTCATCGGTGCCTCGGGAGGGCACTTTGGCTTTGAGACTCTCAGAAGCTATCTGGAGCAACTGCAGGAACGCCCGGGCTTTGAGCAGTTACGCCTTGTCTTCTACCCCGATGCTGGGGCGGTGAATAACACTGGCAGCATTCCGGGCAACACCTACAAGCTGTTTCGGTATCTGCAGGCTTGGGGCTATGAGGTCAGTGTTGCCTGGTGGGGGCAGGAGCGCAAAGAAGCCCACCTGGATATCGACGAGCTGCTGGTTGCAGGCAGAGGCGAGGAGATTGAGGAGATCAGCCCCCAAGCGTTCTTCGAGCTGCACCCGCTGGCTACCCGGCAGAGGCTAGAGCCCTTTCGACCTCATCGCACCGGCTTGCGGCAGGTAGAGTTCCCGGTGCCATTGCCTTATCCTGCCGCAGCTGCTCGTCCGCCTCTGGAGTACCAGCGGGGCCAACGCTTGGCAGCCTGGCGCGCTGTCAGCCGCAGCCATCGCTTGGTGCTTGACACCTCAGGGGTGGGCCTGGGCAAGTCCTACGAGGCTGGCTTACTCGACCCAGCCCTGTTCGGCTGTGAGCAGGCCATCTATGTCACCCTCGACCCGCGCAACGTCAGCACTCCTACCCTACGAGAGTGGCCAGTACTGCAGGGACGTCATGGAGGCTTAATGAGCGTGCCCGTGGAGGGAACGCTGCAGCTGCGTCGGGCTCAGGCGGGAGACGAGGACTTGGTGGTGCCACCCAACTGCGACCGCTGGCAGCTGGCCGAACTGCTCCCCGCTCGTAACCGACCGGCCACCGGCGATGAGATTTGCAAGAGCTGCTCGTTTCAGAAGAGCTGCCGCACGGGCAGTGGCCCTATTAACTATCTGCAGCAGCGGCGCCAGGTGACCGTCGAGCCTCGCTACATTGCCCATCCCGAAAGCCTCAGCCCCGATGACTTCCTGGGCAAAACCCTACTGATTCTTGACGAGGCGAGCAGGCATCCCTGGCTGCGCAGCTTCCTGGTCAAGCTGCCCGACCTCGAGCGCACCGCCGCTGACCTGCTGCAGACCCATCCCCAGCAGGCGGCGCTGCTAGCTCCCCTGTTTGCTGCCCTGCGTGCTGCCCTGCAGCTAGAGCTGCCCCTACATGGTCTGGCCCACGACCAGGTTCTCGCCCACCTACCGCCCCTCCCTGAGCTCTCGCTGGAGCAGATTGAGGAGCTATCCCATCAGGGCCTGGAGTTCTTGAACCTGGCCCCGGATGGCGAGACTGAGCTCTCGGACCTGCCAGGTCGCCTGCAGCAGCTGTTCCGTCCCAGTGCTCAGCAGTTGAGCACCCAGGCCGAGGAGCAAATCGCCCTGCGCTGGCTGCCCGAGTTCTGGCAGGCGGTGCAGGGGAACGGACGGCTCCAGCTCAACACCAATGGCCTGCAAATCACCGCCCGCAACCAGCGCTTCCTCAACCTGTTGCAGCACCCAGACGTCACCTGCATTTTCCTTGATGCCACCGCTCCAGCAGCAGAGTTTGAGGCCTGGCTGGGGGCACCCGTGGCTCACCTCCAACAAGCTCTGCCCACCCAGATCGCCCAGGTTTCCATCCAGCACGTCACGGGTCTGGGCCTCCTGGGCTCACGTCGGGGCAACGAGCAGCAACGCCGCACTGAGGCTGTGCTTGACGCCATTCGAGCTAGACACCCACATGCACGAGTGGGGGTCATCGACGGCAAGAACTTCAGCCGAGCTGGGGATGGGCTGTGGCACCGCGACAGCCGCGGCAGCAATGCCCACCAACACTGCAACGTCCTGGTTCTAGTCGGAGCTCCCATTGCCAATGTCAGTGCCCTGAGCGACGAGTATGCCCTGATGCAGGGGCGGCACCCAGCCAGTGGCAGCAGCCTGCGCACCTATCCCATGACTGCTACTAACCTCGACCCTGGCGGTCCCTGGTGGGTCGCTGACCTGATGGAGAGTGCTGACCCAGGACTCGCCCAGTTCATCCGGCAGCGCACCCTAGCGGAAATCGAGCAGGCGATAGGACGACTACGGGCCAACTGCAGGCCAGGAGAGCGGCTCACGGTCTACTGGTTGAGCGACTACCCCCTCAACCAGCCAGTAGAGCTGCTGAGGGCGGGGGACCTGAGCCCAGAGGCTAAGTCCAAGCCCGAGCTGAGCCGAGAGCGAGTGGTGCAGGCGATTGCCCAGCTCAAGGAGCGCGGCGAGAAGCTAACGCAGCAAGTGATTGCCCAGCTGGTTGGCCTGACGCAAGGAGCAGTGAGCAAGATTCTGAGAAGCCTGAACCTACAGAGGTTGGAGCAGTGGTCAGACACTATTCCTAGCGCTTTAGATCTTAGTAGTGACACTAGGAATAAGTCAGAACCACCCAGTCAAACCATTGCTGCTCAAGCAGTTGAGCCCCTTTCGCCCCAACTACGGCTGCACCTCGCTCAACGCCTGCTGCAGTGTCGCACTCGTCAGGAACAAGAGCTGCTGCAACAGAAGACTCCTACACCCCACCTGAAACAGGTTTTCGAGCTACTGACGCCAGAGCAGCAGACCTGGGTGCAGCAGGTAAGTGAAAAAGGCTCTGAGCCGCCTTCAGCAACCGCCTTTGATCTACAAGAAGTGGTGGGGTTGCGCCAGCGACCGGGAGAGCGGGGTAAGGTGCTCCGCTTCTACCCACAGACGGCCAGTTATCAAGTTCAGGTGGGTTGCAGCCAGGAAGTGTTGCGAGCCTGGGACTTGCTGAAAGTGCTCCCTGGCGCTGTTGTCCAGACACCCGCCTTAGCTACTGCACCATTGCTGCCTGAACGAGGCAATCCTGCCCTGGCTGCCCTATGTGCTGCCTTACAGCAGTGTGAAACCCCTGGCCAACTTCAGGAGCTGGTCTCAAGCTACAGCAGCGAGAGCTTGGAGCAAGCCATACAGCAGTTGAGTCCTGAGCGTCAGGAGCGGTTGGGGGAGTTGCTGGCTTTGGGTGTCCGGAATAAGCCAGCCGAAGCTGGACTAGGCGTGTCTACCTGGAGGTAG